The following proteins are co-located in the Alcaligenes faecalis genome:
- the dinD gene encoding DNA damage-inducible protein D, translating into MESQDIKQLTNQFDGLSHTIPEEGVEFWFARDLMEPLGYVRWENFKTAIDRAVESCKTTGYEEGDHFRGVTKMVQIGSGADRSIEDIMLTRYACYLIAQNGDPRKPAIAFAQSYFAIQTRKQELIEDRMRLQARLDARERLRESERTLSQNLYEHGVDDKGFGRIRSKGDAALFGGHTTQMMKDRYGITQTRPLADFLPTLTIAAKNLATEMTNHNVTQEQLHGETLITHEHEQNNRSVRDMLGQRGIRPEQLPAEEDIKKLERRVKTEEKKLLKQTGKLPAPKQKN; encoded by the coding sequence GTGGAATCTCAAGACATTAAGCAGCTAACAAATCAGTTCGACGGCTTGAGCCACACCATCCCAGAAGAGGGCGTGGAGTTCTGGTTCGCCCGCGACTTGATGGAACCCTTGGGCTATGTGCGCTGGGAGAACTTCAAGACAGCGATAGATAGGGCAGTAGAGTCTTGTAAAACAACGGGGTACGAAGAAGGAGACCATTTTCGTGGCGTCACGAAAATGGTCCAGATTGGCAGCGGTGCAGATCGTTCGATAGAAGACATCATGCTCACCCGCTATGCTTGCTACCTCATCGCCCAGAACGGCGACCCACGCAAGCCGGCCATTGCCTTTGCTCAAAGCTACTTCGCCATCCAGACCCGCAAGCAAGAGCTGATTGAAGACCGTATGCGTCTGCAGGCCAGGTTGGATGCCCGCGAACGCCTTCGCGAGTCCGAAAGGACGCTATCGCAAAACCTCTATGAACATGGGGTAGACGACAAAGGCTTTGGCCGCATCCGATCCAAAGGGGATGCGGCGCTATTTGGTGGGCACACCACCCAGATGATGAAAGACCGCTACGGTATTACTCAAACCCGCCCCTTGGCTGACTTTCTACCTACACTAACCATTGCCGCCAAGAACCTTGCCACGGAAATGACGAACCACAACGTCACGCAAGAGCAACTGCATGGTGAAACGTTGATCACCCATGAGCATGAGCAAAACAACCGCAGCGTGCGCGATATGCTGGGTCAGCGCGGTATCCGGCCTGAACAGCTCCCTGCCGAGGAAGATATTAAAAAACTGGAGCGTCGCGTCAAAACAGAAGAAAAGAAACTGCTGAAGCAAACTGGAAAGCTACCAGCCCCAAAGCAGAAGAACTAA
- a CDS encoding DUF6180 family protein, with product MHTLNKWVLMAALLHGAWAVQAQELMPLELEAEQRSISRLNVAQCLDTVKQAAAGEGYHQRNDSAASDQLGVYIGAAPMGAGSLVVYCINLNPSTAYIIRTKAQVTTNLMSPHQLNDKITQALTVANQP from the coding sequence ATGCACACACTCAACAAGTGGGTTTTGATGGCAGCTTTGCTTCATGGCGCTTGGGCGGTACAGGCTCAGGAACTGATGCCGTTGGAGCTGGAGGCAGAACAGCGTTCCATCTCCCGTTTAAACGTGGCTCAGTGTCTGGATACAGTCAAACAGGCAGCCGCGGGGGAGGGCTACCACCAGCGTAATGATTCGGCAGCCAGCGATCAGTTAGGGGTTTATATTGGCGCGGCCCCCATGGGGGCGGGCTCGCTGGTAGTGTATTGCATTAATCTGAATCCCTCGACCGCCTATATCATTCGCACCAAGGCACAGGTCACCACCAATTTGATGTCTCCGCATCAGCTCAACGACAAAATTACACAAGCTTTGACGGTGGCAAACCAACCCTGA
- a CDS encoding helix-turn-helix domain-containing protein, translating into MTKDLANTAPNLLSKTAMGARIRDERKRQGLTLLMLARLSNVSLSTLSKAERGLIGLSYEKFLAVSRALKMDLSDLFKTPRDQNESGMDILVGRASSTVTYHAHRYEYGMLASEWINKKMTPMHGRVLAGQPRDASDFSQHEGEEFIFVIEGQLTMQFQDGRRHVLQARDSIYFKSNLGHLYLCEHGESVEILVVCVNHH; encoded by the coding sequence ATGACAAAAGACTTGGCTAACACCGCCCCCAATTTATTAAGCAAAACAGCCATGGGGGCGCGCATACGTGATGAACGCAAGCGTCAGGGCCTGACCCTGCTCATGTTGGCACGCTTATCCAATGTATCTTTGTCCACCCTGTCCAAGGCAGAACGCGGTCTGATTGGCTTGAGCTACGAGAAGTTCCTGGCCGTCAGCCGAGCCTTGAAAATGGATTTGTCCGACCTGTTCAAGACGCCCCGTGATCAGAACGAGTCCGGCATGGACATTCTGGTAGGACGGGCTTCTAGCACCGTGACCTACCATGCTCACCGCTATGAGTACGGTATGTTGGCCTCAGAATGGATCAACAAAAAAATGACGCCCATGCACGGGCGCGTGCTGGCCGGTCAACCGCGCGATGCCAGCGACTTCAGCCAGCACGAAGGCGAAGAGTTCATTTTTGTGATTGAAGGGCAGTTGACCATGCAGTTCCAGGACGGCCGCCGGCATGTACTGCAAGCGCGTGACAGCATCTACTTCAAAAGCAATCTGGGCCATCTTTATCTGTGCGAGCACGGAGAAAGCGTGGAGATTCTGGTGGTTTGTGTGAACCATCACTAA
- the mnmE gene encoding tRNA uridine-5-carboxymethylaminomethyl(34) synthesis GTPase MnmE, whose amino-acid sequence MSSSSPIVAIATAPGRGGIGVIRVSGKELDALIQTLFGRTLQARHAHFLPFKDAQGEAIDEGIALFFKGPHSYTGEDVLELQGHGGPAVLRRLLDRCLEAGKDQGLRLAEPGEFTQRAFLNDRLDLAQAEAVADLIDASSEAAARSAVASLSGVFSNKVNALADRIIHLRMLVEATLDFPEEEIDFLEKYQAAATLQGIQDELERILQHSRQGAILREGLHVVLAGQPNVGKSSLLNALAGEDVAIVTDIAGTTRDRVMQLIHIDGIPLHIVDTAGLRDTEDTVERIGIARTWDEIAKANVIVHLLDARHPQDELDSAITTRLPSHVPVLRVYNKIDLLTDEQQAALPAQESGATVLPISARKDIGLDSLRRTLLDIAGWNPGSESPWLARERHLRALERAEYHLGLAAEHATHSDQVLDLFAEELRLAHLDLCSITGEFSSDDLLGEIFSSFCIGK is encoded by the coding sequence ATGTCCAGTTCTTCCCCTATTGTGGCTATTGCCACCGCCCCCGGCCGGGGTGGTATTGGTGTTATCCGTGTCTCCGGCAAGGAGCTTGATGCTCTGATCCAGACCCTGTTTGGCCGCACGCTGCAAGCACGCCATGCCCACTTTTTGCCCTTCAAGGATGCACAAGGCGAGGCAATCGACGAGGGCATTGCGCTGTTCTTTAAAGGCCCGCATTCCTATACCGGCGAAGACGTGCTGGAACTGCAAGGTCACGGCGGCCCGGCTGTTCTGCGCCGCCTGCTGGATCGCTGCCTGGAAGCAGGTAAAGATCAAGGCCTGCGCCTGGCCGAGCCGGGAGAGTTCACCCAGCGCGCCTTCCTGAATGACAGGCTGGACCTGGCCCAGGCCGAAGCCGTGGCAGACCTGATCGACGCCTCTTCAGAAGCCGCTGCCCGCAGTGCCGTGGCTTCCTTATCCGGCGTGTTTTCCAATAAGGTCAACGCCCTGGCCGACCGCATCATTCACCTGCGCATGCTGGTGGAAGCCACGTTGGATTTCCCCGAAGAAGAAATCGACTTCCTGGAAAAGTACCAGGCGGCAGCCACCCTGCAAGGCATACAGGACGAGCTGGAACGCATCTTGCAGCATTCGCGTCAGGGGGCGATTTTGCGCGAGGGCCTGCACGTTGTACTGGCAGGCCAGCCCAATGTGGGCAAATCCAGCCTGCTCAACGCACTGGCTGGTGAAGACGTGGCTATCGTGACCGACATCGCCGGCACCACCCGCGACCGCGTCATGCAGTTGATCCACATTGACGGTATCCCGCTACACATCGTGGATACCGCAGGTCTCCGTGACACCGAGGACACCGTAGAGCGCATCGGTATTGCCCGTACCTGGGACGAAATCGCCAAAGCCAACGTAATCGTGCACCTGCTCGATGCTCGCCACCCGCAAGACGAGCTGGACAGTGCCATTACCACTCGCCTGCCATCCCATGTACCCGTGCTGCGCGTCTATAACAAGATAGACTTGCTGACAGATGAACAACAGGCTGCCTTACCCGCACAAGAGAGTGGCGCCACCGTGCTGCCAATTTCCGCCCGTAAGGATATCGGTCTGGACAGCTTGCGCCGCACCTTGCTGGATATCGCCGGCTGGAACCCCGGCAGTGAATCCCCCTGGCTGGCACGAGAACGACACCTGCGGGCCCTGGAGCGCGCGGAGTACCACCTGGGCTTGGCCGCAGAACACGCCACGCACAGCGATCAGGTGCTGGATCTGTTTGCCGAAGAACTGCGCCTGGCACATCTGGATCTGTGTTCAATTACCGGCGAGTTCAGCAGCGATGATTTGCTGGGAGAGATTTTCTCCAGTTTTTGTATTGGGAAGTGA